Proteins from a single region of Thunnus maccoyii chromosome 23, fThuMac1.1, whole genome shotgun sequence:
- the cmah gene encoding cytidine monophosphate-N-acetylneuraminic acid hydroxylase isoform X2 — translation MTSQIAKVLLSLDAEAVSSLKEGLNFKKNGEDGKCYIIYKSNDGLKACKNQCRHQGGLFIKDIEDLNGSVVKCTKHNWKLNVSTMKYVNPPDSFLQDELEVEKTNDGGIQLVELSPVDPWLADPREPLELQEGEVKVTYLTHACMELQLGQKRFMFDPWLKGPAFARGWWLLHEPPADSLDRLCAADLIYISHMHSDHLSFPTLKVLSERRPDAPIYVGDTSRPVFWYLEQSQVKLTNINIVPFGVWQNIDQHLRFMILMDGVHPEMDTCIIVEYKGHMILNTVDCTRPNGGRLPQNVDLMMSDFAGGASGFPMTFYGGKYSDSWKAEFIKNERKKLLNYKALLVKSLQPRIYCPFAGYFVEAHPSDRYIKDTNVKNSAEGLNALINKTAPDIKTWTPKPGAVLDLGLALRDPANSEAITNPPAHAKIYKDSWDFDLYVDELNSAINSEIFKHQSWIQFYYNWAGFQNYNLVVRVIETDDNFEPLTGGCDYLVDFLDLSFPTKRPDREHSYVEIKNRIGVMRYLVLHGRLWDDLYIGFQNRISRDPDIYHHKFWNHFQIELPVHKPDWDQFLQQVPPIQEPDTPQDEPEEVSHCTVA, via the exons ATGACATCTCAGATAGCAAAGGTGCTGCTATCGCTGGACGCCGAAGCAGTCAGCTCACTCAAAGAGGGCCTGAATTTCAAGAAAAATGGGGAGGATGGTAAATGTTACATCATATACAAGAGCAATGATGGCCTTAAAGCGTGCAAAAACCAATGCAGACATCAAGGAGGGTTATTCATCAAAGACATTGAAGACCTGAATGGCAG TGTTGTTAAATGCACTAAACACAATTGGAAGTTAAATGTGTCAACAATGAAATATGTGAACCCACCAGACAGCTTCTTGCAGGATGAGCTTG aagtagAGAAGACGAATGATGGGGGGATTCAGTTGGTCGAGTTGAGCCCCGTAGACCCCTGGCTGGCTGACCCTCGGGAGCCACTGGAATTGCAGGAAGGCGAAGTCAAA GTGACGTACTTAACCCACGCCTGCATGGAGCTGCAGCTCGGACAGAAGCGGTTCATGTTCGACCCGTGGTTGAAGGGTCCTGCATTTGCCAGAGGCTGGTGGCTTCTCCATGAGCCTCCAGCAGACTCCCTGGACAGGCTCTGTGCAGCGGATCTCATCTACATCAGCCACATGCACTCGGACCACCTCAG TTTTCCCACACTGAAAGTCTTGTCCGAGAGGAGGCCAGATGCCCCCATTTATGTTGGTGACACATCCAGACCAGTCTTTTG GTATTTGGAGCAAAGCCAAGTCAAGCTGACCAATATCAACATTGTTCCTTTCGGTGTCTGGCAAAAC ATTGACCAACACCTCAGATTCATGATCTTGATGGATGGTGTACATCCTGAAATGGACACCTGCATCATTGTTGAGTATAAAG GTCACATGATCCTGAATACTGTGGACTGCACCAGGCCAAATGGAGGCAGACTACCACAGAATGTGGACTTGATGATGAGTGACTTTGCCGGAGGCGCATCTGGATTCCCCATGACATTCTATGGAGGGAAATACAGTG ATTCCTGGAAGGCAGAGTTTAtcaagaatgaaagaaagaagctgCTGAACTACAAAGCTCTGCTGGTGAAATCCTTGCAGCCAAGGATCTACTGCCCGTTTGCTGGCTATTTTGTGGAGGCTCATCCATCAGACAG ATACATCAAGGacacaaatgttaaaaacagtGCAGAAGGCCTCAACGCGCTCATCAATAAGACTGCACCAGATATCAAGACATGGACGCCCAAGCCAGGCGCTGTGCTGGATCTCGGCCTTGCTCTGAGAGACCCTGCCAACAG TGAGGCCATTACCAATCCACCAGCCCATGCAAAAATCTACAAGGACAGTTGGGATTTCGACTTGTATGTGGATGAACTGAACAGTGCCATCAACTCTGAGATATTTAAACATCAAAGCTGGATCCAGTTTTATTACAACTGGGCAGGCTTTCAAAACTACAACCTTGTTGTGCGG GTCATTGAGACAGATGACAACTTTGAACCCCTCACTGGTGGCTGCGACTACTTGGTGGACTTCTTGGATCTGTCGTTCCCCACCAAGAGGCCTGACAGAGAGCACTCCTACGTAGAG ATTAAAAATAGGATTGGAGTGATGAGGTACTTGGTGCTGCACGGCCGTCTGTGGGATGACCTATACATCGGCTTCCAGAACCGCATAAGCCGAGACCCGGACATCTACCACCACAA GTTCTGGAACCACTTCCAGATAGAGTTACCAGTTCACAAGCCAGACTGGGACCAGTTTCTGCAGCAGGTGCCTCCCATCCAGGAGCCTGACACACCACAGGATGAGCCAGAGGAAGTGAGCCACTGTACAGTGGCATGA
- the cmah gene encoding cytidine monophosphate-N-acetylneuraminic acid hydroxylase isoform X1 has product MTSQIAKVLLSLDAEAVSSLKEGLNFKKNGEDGKCYIIYKSNDGLKACKNQCRHQGGLFIKDIEDLNGSVVKCTKHNWKLNVSTMKYVNPPDSFLQDELEVEKTNDGGIQLVELSPVDPWLADPREPLELQEGEVKVTYLTHACMELQLGQKRFMFDPWLKGPAFARGWWLLHEPPADSLDRLCAADLIYISHMHSDHLSFPTLKVLSERRPDAPIYVGDTSRPVFWYLEQSQVKLTNINIVPFGVWQNIDQHLRFMILMDGVHPEMDTCIIVEYKGHMILNTVDCTRPNGGRLPQNVDLMMSDFAGGASGFPMTFYGGKYSDSWKAEFIKNERKKLLNYKALLVKSLQPRIYCPFAGYFVEAHPSDRYIKDTNVKNSAEGLNALINKTAPDIKTWTPKPGAVLDLGLALRDPANRLTTHQALSVEAITNPPAHAKIYKDSWDFDLYVDELNSAINSEIFKHQSWIQFYYNWAGFQNYNLVVRVIETDDNFEPLTGGCDYLVDFLDLSFPTKRPDREHSYVEIKNRIGVMRYLVLHGRLWDDLYIGFQNRISRDPDIYHHKFWNHFQIELPVHKPDWDQFLQQVPPIQEPDTPQDEPEEVSHCTVA; this is encoded by the exons ATGACATCTCAGATAGCAAAGGTGCTGCTATCGCTGGACGCCGAAGCAGTCAGCTCACTCAAAGAGGGCCTGAATTTCAAGAAAAATGGGGAGGATGGTAAATGTTACATCATATACAAGAGCAATGATGGCCTTAAAGCGTGCAAAAACCAATGCAGACATCAAGGAGGGTTATTCATCAAAGACATTGAAGACCTGAATGGCAG TGTTGTTAAATGCACTAAACACAATTGGAAGTTAAATGTGTCAACAATGAAATATGTGAACCCACCAGACAGCTTCTTGCAGGATGAGCTTG aagtagAGAAGACGAATGATGGGGGGATTCAGTTGGTCGAGTTGAGCCCCGTAGACCCCTGGCTGGCTGACCCTCGGGAGCCACTGGAATTGCAGGAAGGCGAAGTCAAA GTGACGTACTTAACCCACGCCTGCATGGAGCTGCAGCTCGGACAGAAGCGGTTCATGTTCGACCCGTGGTTGAAGGGTCCTGCATTTGCCAGAGGCTGGTGGCTTCTCCATGAGCCTCCAGCAGACTCCCTGGACAGGCTCTGTGCAGCGGATCTCATCTACATCAGCCACATGCACTCGGACCACCTCAG TTTTCCCACACTGAAAGTCTTGTCCGAGAGGAGGCCAGATGCCCCCATTTATGTTGGTGACACATCCAGACCAGTCTTTTG GTATTTGGAGCAAAGCCAAGTCAAGCTGACCAATATCAACATTGTTCCTTTCGGTGTCTGGCAAAAC ATTGACCAACACCTCAGATTCATGATCTTGATGGATGGTGTACATCCTGAAATGGACACCTGCATCATTGTTGAGTATAAAG GTCACATGATCCTGAATACTGTGGACTGCACCAGGCCAAATGGAGGCAGACTACCACAGAATGTGGACTTGATGATGAGTGACTTTGCCGGAGGCGCATCTGGATTCCCCATGACATTCTATGGAGGGAAATACAGTG ATTCCTGGAAGGCAGAGTTTAtcaagaatgaaagaaagaagctgCTGAACTACAAAGCTCTGCTGGTGAAATCCTTGCAGCCAAGGATCTACTGCCCGTTTGCTGGCTATTTTGTGGAGGCTCATCCATCAGACAG ATACATCAAGGacacaaatgttaaaaacagtGCAGAAGGCCTCAACGCGCTCATCAATAAGACTGCACCAGATATCAAGACATGGACGCCCAAGCCAGGCGCTGTGCTGGATCTCGGCCTTGCTCTGAGAGACCCTGCCAACAGGTTGACAACACATCAAGCtttgagtgt TGAGGCCATTACCAATCCACCAGCCCATGCAAAAATCTACAAGGACAGTTGGGATTTCGACTTGTATGTGGATGAACTGAACAGTGCCATCAACTCTGAGATATTTAAACATCAAAGCTGGATCCAGTTTTATTACAACTGGGCAGGCTTTCAAAACTACAACCTTGTTGTGCGG GTCATTGAGACAGATGACAACTTTGAACCCCTCACTGGTGGCTGCGACTACTTGGTGGACTTCTTGGATCTGTCGTTCCCCACCAAGAGGCCTGACAGAGAGCACTCCTACGTAGAG ATTAAAAATAGGATTGGAGTGATGAGGTACTTGGTGCTGCACGGCCGTCTGTGGGATGACCTATACATCGGCTTCCAGAACCGCATAAGCCGAGACCCGGACATCTACCACCACAA GTTCTGGAACCACTTCCAGATAGAGTTACCAGTTCACAAGCCAGACTGGGACCAGTTTCTGCAGCAGGTGCCTCCCATCCAGGAGCCTGACACACCACAGGATGAGCCAGAGGAAGTGAGCCACTGTACAGTGGCATGA